In Heteronotia binoei isolate CCM8104 ecotype False Entrance Well chromosome 5, APGP_CSIRO_Hbin_v1, whole genome shotgun sequence, the DNA window AAAAAATCTGGCCATTGCTCCCTTTCATTAcagagctggggggtggggaagagacatAGCACCGATGGTGCTGGCTTGAGGCTAACAGTACTTTAGTGCTTAAATAACTCTGGAGGTTGTCTAGAAAGGTCCTTAATCATAATGCTCCTTCTTACAAAGTACAGTCTGCAAATCTTGGTAAAAGTGCTGCTATATGTGGTACTGCTCCAAGTGGTTGACTATGGCTGTCTAATACCAGCTCTGATCTCAGCAGGGGAACAGCCAGTCAATTACAGAAGGGCAAtcaattttcattacatttacTTCCATACCTATAAGAAAAGAAACTACCAACTCCTCCAGTAAAGGTGGCTTGGTCAGTTCTTTCAGTGCATGGAGcctcttcattttctttttaacttgGAGCCAGGTGAGAAAAGATGTGAAAATGGCCTAAACCCACTTTCCTTCCCTCAGTTAGTTTCTTCTGGGATTTGGCCTGGAATTCTGAACCCCATTGCAGTCTGGTCCAAAGTGTTCCGGGGGCTGGAATTAATAAAACTGGAACGGGTCTCCACTGTGCAACTGGTCCTCTGCAGGAACTGTAGGAAGTTCTCCTGGATAGATCCCTCTGGGCTGGAGACACACAACTCTTGGCTTAGAGGCTTATTGAGGCAGTGCCGCCCCAGCTTGGCTAACTCTTCCCTGATTTGGCGGTTTAGTAGCCCATAGAAAAAAGGGTTGATGGCAAAAGAAGAATAGGCGAGCCAGGTCACAACAGTCTCACCGTAGCCAGGGTTCATAGAGGGAGAGTTCATGGAACAATGTaggtggaaggaaaagaaaggcagCCAGCAACAGAGGAACTGTCCTACAATCAAGACCAGTGTCAAGGCAGCTTTATTCCCACCAAACAAACGTTCAGGTGACAGCCTAGGAGGCACGTTCCTGGTTGTGATGATAGTGACTTGGCTGTGAATGGAGTCCGATCTTTGTCTGGGTGTGGCAGTCCAGGATGGGGCAGGAACATGCTGCAGGGAAGCAATCCGAGCCACTTTGTAGATGCTGCCATAGACTGCAAAGATGATTAAGGTAGGCAATATGAAGCACAGAATGCTAAAGATAATCACAAATATCTTCTTGTGGGCTCCAGGGCTCCAATAAACAGTACATTTGCTGGCACTGCTGGCACCATTGTCTTGAGGCCAGCCTACCAGTGACAAAGCAGCAACCAAGATGGACTTAATCCAAATGAATGCCACAACAGTGACTCCAAGTCCAGTTGTCATCTTGACTTCATACCTCATGGGATGAACAATGTAGTAATACCGTTCCACACTGATGACAGAGATAGTGAGGATGGAGGCACTGATGAAACAGACATTCAGGAAGATTAATGTCTGGCATTCAGCAATGCTATATAACACTCTGTTGAAGCAGGTGGAGCTGGAGATGATCCCCAGGGGCATGACAAAAATGGCTGACAACAGATCTACTAGGCAGAGATGGCAGACAAAGATGAACTTCCTCAGCAAAGGCGTCTTGAGGATAACAACCATGACTGCTGTGTTGGCGACCAAAGCAATGACACTTAGCATGACCATGAAGAAAATGCCAATAGCCTCCTGGAACTGGAATACTTCCATTGAAAAGAATATATCATGTCCCTGGCTAGAATTAATCTGAGTTCTGTTGGGCATTGTCCCTGAATTCTATTTCAAAGTGATCAGTGCCTTCTTGGCAGTATGAACTGCCAGTGGATACGAGTACTCTTTGTCACAGCCACCATCTTTGGTAGTTCTTCACCCCTGCAGAGGacaaaaaacacatttttttagTAAAACTTAGTAAATGAGAAATGGATGGAATATGTGCTAGTAGCAAACAGACATGGTGACCACAGCACATGTATTTCTAAACTGCCAGCAATATTGAAACTGCAGCTCTGGAAATATATAGGTTGTGTTAGGAAATGATTCAGCATAACATATACATATTCCAAAATCCAGCTTTTTTTGACACTGAATTTTGGCCATCTTGATACAGAaccaaattttctttttaaaagtgcacACTGCATAGTTCCCTAAatagtttacagtggcattctccCTTCCTGGATTTCTTCCCcaaaacaactctgtgaggtaggctagattGAAAGAGACAGCTGGCCCAGGGTCGTACAGTGACCTTCATGGTGGAACTGAGCCTAACTATATGATACAGTGTTCCTGGGTATGTGTGCAGGTCCATCTGGCTGGGTCCTGTCAGTCAGGAGTGTTCTGTGAGTTCCTGACTGAAACTTAGATTCTCAGGCATGTGGGAGCTGATTTGGACTGGCACTGTGACAAATAGGAAAAGGGGCTTAAGccttcccacccccaaacctGAAATGGCACAGGGGATCTGCTAGTTGCCCTGTTGGGAAAACTTATGTGTAGCCCATCAGTACATGTGCAGATGCAAGTTTTCTTAACAGGTCTGTAAACAGTGTATCATGTATTTAGATCTTGAGTGGGATatttaaacccagttctccattaTAAGCATTACACCcaatggctctcaaagccccagtTTTAAGGCAAATGAAGGACAAGAATATGGTGGATGTTATTCTTAGATTTCAGAGAGAAACTGGCACATTATGTTCAAATATCATAACAAAGATTTTATTTTGAAGTAAGGTATGCCACTCGACTCTGAGTTCTGCCTGTTTATCTTTTTAATGAGAACACTGAAAACTACAGCCTCATTGAACTAGGGGTGTGGGAGATGTTTGGGTTTTTAACTTAATACTGAATGTGCAGGGTAGAAGCCTTCAAGGTGGTGTGCATGGCAGATCTTCCACATTGGTGACACCAGGAAAGAGGACCTGGTTCTTGCTCTGTTGTCATCCCTGTAGCAGCATGGACAAGGCAGGCATCTACCTCAGAACGTTTGGTGCAAAATGTAAGGATCAAAGGCATCAGATTAGGCATACCAGTATGGTACAAACAACACAAACACATGCATTCTACTTCCCTCAGGCAACACAGTCCCTTGAACCAAACCTTTGAGTTCTCAAGCCTCCCAAATGCCAGTTCTCCACAATAGCCCTGGGGGCTCTCATTACTATTTGTAGGTATAACTTCTATTAATTTTTGATGTAAGGCTTTTCAGCTTCTCTCAAGTTTCCCTTTGAGGATGATAATCTGCATTAACATTTTGTCAGCTGAATCAAAGAAACAGCCAATATTCCAGTCCTCTTTGGGTGGTGGCATGGGGGATCCAGAAATCAACCTTGACATTTGTGGAAGAAGCAGACATGTCAAACAGGGTGGAATTTGAGACCTCAGTTCAGCCAACAGCATTCATAGCCTGATGAGCCAAACAGCATGGAAAATATGCAAATATTTTCACTGGAGCCGGTGATTAACCCCCTAGTAAAGGCAATGAAAGATAgtccctccagggctttttatgcagaaaaggCCTAGCAGAAACTTTTATGCAGAAACTAGcagaaaagcactgtgtgaaacaatggtggtatcaggggtatggcctaatatgcaaatattaggccatacccctgataccaccattgtttcacacagtgcttttttgtagaaaaagcccagcagaaatgcatttgcatattaggccatgtcacgagctggggccgggtcaggcaaaatccaggggcagtccaaggtctgtagctggtgagcaaagagggtccaatacATCAAAACCAAaccacagtccaggtatcgcaggtcagaggtccagaagtcaaagccagagtcagggggtccagacaCCAAAGTGgctgctagaatgtcaggtaagggactagttgcttccataaagcctcctcccaaagcccacagctatatagccctctgctgtctgttgcccatttgggctaattgctgactcagagggcggccaggatcctgctgagactcaagcatcctcactcctagaagagccaggatctttttaaaactcagggctcaaggagcgtcttgctcgtgagcgtgccgccctcctccgatccctgaggtcctgacgaaggcagtcacgcacacgagccacccgagagggtaaGGCAGGGGAGCTTGGATCTTCTCCCGCAGGAGGCAGGGACACTGGTGCAGGTAGccagggcactggtgcaggtggcaggggcacagtttcttctgcagggtccccagcacccatgacaggccacaccctctgataccaagccctctggaactttgttcctgtgtgttcctgctcaaaaacatcCCCAAGTCCCTCCATCCACATTTTGATCCCACCTTAAGCCTCTTATTCTGTTACAGGAAGGAGAGGTTTGCCATTTGCTTTCACAGTTGCAGGACCAGCCCCTTtaaatacaaaagaaataaaatgaaaccTAACAAGCCTGCATTATGAAATCACTGCTTACGCAAGGGCAGAAATCAATCCAGGAGATACTAAGTGATTCATCCTAGACCAACTTTGTCTCCCCTAGGGGAAGAGAGGGATTTTCCTAATATATCTTCTCAGGGTTCAGCATAGTGGGAGTGGAGAGCAGTGCTCCTCTTTCTGCACAGTGACATCAGGTAAGTAGACTGACTTCCTCATTGGTTGCTAACGGTTTTACTTCCCTGGACTGAATTCTAGGGATATGCACAGAAATTTTATTGGGGTTTGGCTCATTGTGTTCGTTACAGGTTCTACTTGTATTCTTTAGTATCATTTTCTTCAGAGTGATAAACAGCATTTGGATACAGTTCTCATTGGTATCCATTCCCCTCTAAAACTTTTTTTGGGAAGCGGTTCTAACCAATGGGGATTAAATTCTCCACAACtgtacctctccctccccagtgTTTAGACAGGAAGGAGAAAGCCTCACTGTTCTAAAGGCAAGTTAAACTCTCATGGAGGCCAAGGTAGGAGGGAAATGTTTCCTGCATTCATCACAGCAATGTAAGAGGTGTGCATGGAGGGCTGGCCAACCTTCAGTCATGTGCTCTAACTCTGTGAAATAAAAATGACTCCCCTGTCTTACACATAAATGAGTGGACTCAAGCACAACCAGATTCTCTTCCAGAGCTGCTTTCAGATGAGCGGAGAGATCATTTTACACAGAGAAACATTTTCCCTTGCCTatctgtatgtatgtgtgtatctgTTCTTTACTATtaggagcaggcctcattttgggcagaagctcacaggagcagagctcctgaacctgtaaattttattgtgttctttctttcttaccgccccctccccccaaatacttgcttctgagctccattgttcaaaccccctttgagaattttgctgaactctaagatttgacaaactaatatttccccccacaaaaaatgggaaaataaccaaaacatataaatcagacagatagaaatcttcatcatgccactgtgaccacataggagaaagtaacttaAAAAGTtcaatgggagtaaggttttattacgacagggcttttttttttagcaggaatgcacaagaatgcagttctggctggcttggtgttggggtgtggcctaatatgcaaataaattcctggtgAGCTTTTTCTTCAGgtaagccctatgtgaaacaatggtgatgtcaggggtggggcctaatatgcaaatgagtttctgcttggctttttctaccaaaaaagccctgatgacaattataattcaagaagcattttaaggtagatgctgagctgatataattcagtacaccttctgatgatgtcggggtgtgtgtgccatatgcaaatgaattatgctCATGAGCTCCAACAGTATTAGTTtttagccttgacctggataacccaggctaacacagtctcaccagatcttggaacctaagcaggtttggtcttggccagtacttggatgctatgcagaggcagcaatggcaaaacacctctgaacatctcttgccttaaaaactccaCCAGGAATCACCATAAGGCTGCTGTGTTGATGGCAAAACTTCCCTCCCATGCCTTCTGCTCTGCAAAGCAAAAGTGGGGGGGCAATCAACTTGCAATGGAGAGAGAACACAGGTCCTTTATGCACATACAGCTTACTGTGAAGAATCTGAACAGTTTCTTTAAGGGTGATTTTGAATTCTGTGCCTACAGTATGCATCATTCTTTTtatccagtgtatttattctgcagcccaGAATATATACACCGGGCTCTGAGCTGCCTTCTCATGCCACCCGGTTTGAACAGTTCAGAGCTGCCTTCTTGTGCTGCCTGGTTCAAAAGCTGGCCAACAGGAGAGGGCAACCCAGTGAGGAGTCATTTTTTTGCAAGCAGCATGAGACTAGTGATGGTTTCCTCTCCTACCACTAGACTCATGTCACttcgattttttaaaaatgtaggtgCGAATTGGCCTATGAGGGGCAGGGACAGGGCAGGGGAgaaatccaagggaatctgtatATTCTTAGCTTACCTTTGGCTTGAAAGTGAAGCAAGGGGGAAACTGCTTCAAAACCACTGTCACAAAACCCAGGGAAACAACAAACAGAAAGTGAATTGAATGCTGAAGGGAGGAAACAAAATGCagacaaaaaagaaaacccaacagacatgcatggtgaaagtgagGCAAAACACCTATGCATAAAGGGCCAGAATACAAAAGGATCTGCTCCCCATCCCAAGCAGTGAGGCAGCCCTTATTGTCTTGCAGACTATGTGAGTAAAGACTTTTCCTCTGGGGTGGGTGCCAGGCTTGGTGCTAGGCCTGGGGGAAGGTATTAGAGAAGGATGTCCCACTCCTGCACTCCTGGGAGAGTGCAAGCAAAAGATTTGTTGCTACCCTCAGGCTAACACACAAATGCTGGAACTGCTTGGCCAAATGTTGTAAAGCTTGCACAGCATTAAGCAattgagccaacagtgtgattgGGAGAAGTGCTGTGCATCGGTCAGCAATGAATGATGCTGTTATGTGAACACAGGCTTAAGTTTCTGGTTGGTCAATGTGTCTGTCAGGCACACATCTGCTAAGTCTACTCCTGTGCTCTTTGGGGAAATGATAATTTCAGGATAGGATAGGGAAATAGAAAGCTGAGTGCAGCTGCAGCACCAGGAAAACAGCCAGATCTCACCAACACAGTTCAGAAGTGTTCTTCACATTAGGTACTCTTCTGAACAAGGGCATGCGCAATTTGTTTCCAGTTAGTTTCTGAGGTGAAATGCACATTCCTATTGTATGCTTTGGTCTCATCACTTTTTATGGCCTGAAGAACGTACTACAACTTTATAATCATGTGGGATTGCACCAAAATATACAAACATGCACAAGTATGTAGGCATGGATGAAGTAGGGTATGGTAGGAGGGAGCGTGATTTGGCTTCCTTGCTGAAACTAAAGGAAGTCTGCATCTGATCAGTGCTTGGGAGGCACATTACCTGTGAATTTATTTGTGCAGCCTTGAAATCCCATGATGGAAGAAAGAAAGGCTATGAATAGATAAATGCTCCCTTCGATTGGCTTGTATCCTATCTAGATTTCTGTGGGCACAATGAGGGGGAAATAATTTTTGCTGACTCTCCCTCTCTGTGATAGCCCTCAGCTatcccaaaatgctgctcctggggtaTAGGGGATTTCACAGCAATTGCTTGGGGCAAACAGGGGGTCTCTTGCAGGAAGGAAGAATCAGCAAGAATCATTCCCCTCCTCCTTGTGTTTTAGAAATCAAGACAGGATCTAAACCACTGAGTCAGACCATCTACCCAGCACAcaagaggcagaggcagcagggaGACCCTGAACCTGGATCTCTCTGCATGCAAAGGATGTTTGCTTTGTCGCTGAGAGAAGTGCATACTGCCTAACAGTTACAGCACAGGTTTTTAGACATTCATGGAAGCATGTTTGCTTACTGATGGTTATAttcatgctctctctctcccccccctctaaAATCATCAGCATGCTTCCATTTTAAATACAATCACACAGGAAAAAACTACTATGCCTCTCCCCCTTTCAGAAGAGGAATGAAATGGTAGATGGTCTGATCCACAGGATAATTCTCATGAAAAGCATGGGGacactctcttcctcctcccttccctagtAAGAGCAATAGATTCTTCCTCAGATTGAGTTGCCTGGGCAACCCCACAGTTGTTGAAAAGGGATCTGGACATATAGGAGCTGCACCCCAGCAACAAAACAGTCCAGCAGCTTCTGCTTGTACTTCATTAGCTAGGCCCGCTGCACAATCCTGCATCTTCCCTGGGAATCCCCCTGAAATGAACACATGCCCTTTAGAGAGCTATCCCCAATCCCTGGTTGATACTTTGTGGAAACGGGACTGGAGTTCAAAGCAAAAGCATGGAAAAGGGAAATGAGAAAGAGGAGCAACATTGTGATGGAGCGGAGCTGCAGAGGCCAGACAGAAGAGGAAAAGCCAAGGCTAACAACTCCTGCTTTACCACCTAATGTTTTGATGGCCTCCATCACAAGTAGCAATATTTTCCAGAGAGCATACTTCATATTTGGTGCTCTCAAGGCTTCTGCTGTAAAAAGAATAAGAGAAAAATATCTCCCGTCTCTGTGCATTTTTAGAGCCACAGCTgttcctagggttgcctggttctcctggccattggtgggggatgggggtaggattgccagcctccaggtggggcctggagatctctcccttttacaactgatctccagttggcagagatcagctcccctagagaaaatgcctgctttgaagggtggactgtatggcactgtaccatacaGAGGCCCTgctgctccccaaaccctgccttctcccagatccgcccccaaagtctccaggtattttccaacacagacctggcaaccctatatgggggGTAAGGTTACCAccagatccatgttgggaaatgactccagatttgggggtggagcatgcgGTGGACAATGACCTCaggaggtacagtgccatagagtccaccctccagatcaGCCTCTTTCTCCAGAGCAGCTgctctctgtgatctggagataagctgtaattccaaggggtCCCCAGAGCCTACCATGAGGCTACCCGACTGCTTTCCCATGTATTTGAAAGGTATTCCAGGATTAGGAATTCTGGGTTACTTCACATAGAGAGTGGCAGCTCTAAGACCAAGGACTGTGTCCCAACCACTTGGGAAGGCAGCAAGATAAAGTGCGAAGTTATCTGGGCAAGAACAAACAGCTCTGGTGCCTTGTTCCTAGTATGTGGCCTCCGCTGATCCTGTGACACCACAAGAGCAGCTAGTGCCTGGCACAGAGCATATGGGGACTGGTAAACTCCATGGAGGAACTGGCTGCCTGAGATCAGGTGTTCTAGGAACAGATTCGTCCCACAGATCCCTGTCTCACTTGGGGCTTACCTTGCTATTAAGAAAAAATAGGTACCTAGTTATATGTAAAAATTTCCTACCGTTCACAACAGAACTGAATACCAACATCTGGCAACAGTAGCATCTTTTGGGCTCAGGGTTATCtgctgtcagggctttttcttttttttagcaggaatacagttctggctggcttggtgtcagggattgtggcctgatatgcaaatgactccctgctgggctttttctacagaaaagttcTTTCTGCTGTCACCCCTGCCACAACCTGAGCGCTTCTAGAGCACCATCCCCATATCTTTCTCTCTATCATGTCTATTTCTTGTCCCCCAAAGCCATACCTTTTTAGTTCCCTGTCCACATGATTGCTCCACCTGTCCCTCCCCCACAGTTACATCCCAGCCTTCCTCCAAAGAAATCAGGTCAGTTAACTTTGTACCTCCCTTGTAtcacacaaaaaaccctgtgaagAAGGTAAGGCAAAGAGAAAGAGTGACTGAGCCAACCACattttcccccttctctccctctcaaTAAAGGAACCACTGAATTTATAGCCAGGCTCCAAGGGTGACCAGGGCATCCCAAATTTTGTTCCCCTATTCTCAATGGCCCTGGCTATAGGTATATTCGCACTGTCCTCCTTTGTAAATGTTGAATTGTAAGACACTGGGTCTACTGTGGCAAGTAATTGTGAATCCCCCTAGCATTCAGACCACTGGAGGAATAATTCCAttctctttccttccataggaagaaAGGTTGCCAGTCCAGCACTGGCAACCTCAGGATACATGAAGGGCAGAGTCTGGACAATTGACTTTGCATCAGCaccacaacatcacttctggagtGAAGCGGGAAGCCCCAGCATGGTGGTGTCACTTCTAGCTATGTATGAGACACCAATCATCCAGACTCTGCCCCTGCCATCTCCCAGGTGTTGCCAGTACTGGGCTGCTACCTcatagggctgccagtctccaggtggagcctggagatctcctgcttttacaactgatgtccagctggcagagatcagctcccctggagaaaatggctgctttgaaaggtggactctatggcattgtaccctgctgaggttcctcccccgccccccccccccacaaaccctgccttctttcaaatccacctccaaagtttccaggtagttaccaacacagacctggcaaccttatctacagaagaaaaaagaacaaaataacTCCTCTTGTAGTCTCCCACTATAGAGGGGAGACTTGACAAGGTTCATGGAAAACCATTTCACAAAAGGCATGCATTCATTCTTTCTGACAAAAAAATGTCTTGGCCTTGTGGCTAAAATTCATTGCACCCACTACGATTCCATCTCTGTATGTAGTAACTTTTGAGGCTGCCTTCACGTGTACAACCAGCAGTATGGGAGCCACTCTGATATGATGCTGCAGGGTCACTTGTGTGAACAACGCCATTATATGCAACAGCTCATGCAGCTGGCCCTTCTCATGTGGTCTCATTGCTTCAAGATGCTCAAAAGCAGCATGAGATTGCCACATATGGAAGTAGCTCCCATGTTGCTGACTGTGCATATGAAGAGGCCTCAGAGCCATGATAATAGTGGTAgcccctgagccactcgtgggaagggcgggatataaatcccggaatgaatgaatgaatgaatgaataaataaataaataaaaataagagaattaAATGGTGAAGAAGTAAAGCTGTCACTGACACTTCCCACCACATGCTGAAGAGGCAACTCATTTTCAGtttaaatttaaaatgaaaactaCCTTGCCTCTTCAGCAGTAAAAGGAGGTGTAGTAGAAAGTTTCTACTACCCTCAGTTTTGTACACAGTTCACCCTGTTACATCCACAAAGCCCTGGTGATCTGCAGCCACAGTAGATCAATATGGGTTTAAATTCAGAAACCTTTTAAGCTTTCTACCTTCTGGTGGTTGTAAGGTAAGAATATGGTCTCATCCACAAAAGAATGAGAAAATTCATATAACAATTCACTTAAAAATATACTTCAAGAAGGGTAGCAGAACTGCCCTCCAGAGAGAATGTAAGGaatattaagggggggggggacataaatCCAACAAGCCAGAAGTGTCTGTATTCTAGCTTTTTTTAAATAACAGTAAGTTTAGTTTCTGCTAACTGTTTAGGGAGGTTGTTAAATTGCAACATTTCTATTAGGACCCTTCTTTttattgcctgttttctaggaaATAATTTTTGTACCAATATCATCTTTTATATCAGAAGAAGCTTGCTGGATCTGATTAGCACCTACCTAATCCAGCACCCTGTTCCTCACAATAGCCAGCCTGATACTTCCAGGAAGTGCAGAAGCAGAGCATTAAAGCAGACAGCCCAAAGGAAGGCCCAAATGTCAAAAGAACCACCATACCTACTGATGGGGCAGCAAAGTTGGGGGAAGAGAAGGGGGTTATAGCTGGCCAGACATACTTGGAACTAGTAGCTTTCAGCACCTCAGGGGGTCACCTCAGACTCTACTGGTGGCTGTACAAGTGCAGGACACAATGCACAGAAGTCATGCTCATCACCTTCTCCTGTGCCACAGGCTCTTGCTGTGCTCCTATAGCCTTGAGGCTCTTCCTGGTGGTTTGGGCAGATAAATAGTCCTGACTGTTAAGCAAAACAGTTTGGCGCACCTCTGTTTGGCACATGAGCCAGGGGTTGCCTGCCCCTGCAATAACCTTTCCCTACACTGTTTGCTACATTCCTGTCCCAGGGCATACTGCCTAAAATAAAGAGCCACcctgggaggtttttttttttgatggcCAGCAGCAACCATGACTGTGGTTTCCTGATCAGAGAGACCTAACTTCTACAAAAGCATAGTTGTCCCCTGAGCGCTATTCTACATTCTCCTGTGCCCTTTTCCTTGACAGCCTTGACAACAAAGTTAAGGTTAAGCTAAATGAAAGCTTCTCACTCTTTCAACTAATTGAAATGACCAtacaaagaaattttatttttagaatacaAACTCTTTTTTACCAAGCTAAGCAGTCCTGGGCTGCCCTCCTCAATTTACTATAATGAGTCAAAGTCTCAATCGCAGCATTTGTTTCCTTCTTGGTGTTCAATTTGGCATGAGTTGTCACTTTCTAAACAAGGTGACCAAATTTCAACCCAACATTTTAACCAAAGGTGCACCGGCTTCCCTTTGAACAAGAGTATTTCTGCTTCCCTGCCATTTCTGGAATGCCACACCCTAATATGTCCCAGAATTGAAATGAGAAGGACATGGCTTTGCATGCAAAGAGCTGGGCCCATTTACAGAAAGGAGCTGTGCTGCACTTTCTCTCACCTGCAGCACTGTCCCGTTCATATCAGCTCCCTCCCCAGAAACTCCCACAAAGAAGTCACTCACCCAATTCCAGAGCACCCGGAGGCTCTTCAGtggccagcagcagctgccccaaTTGTGTTCTCCTCCTGGTCAGCAAGTTCGTCATAACTTCCCTGAATGGGCAGATTGGCTCCTTCATGCTAACCAAGTCTGCCTTAGCAATGCTCCATGTTTCAGTGTGCCTTTGTTTTTCCTGGACAGCAAGGCAGTGATGCCCTCCTTGCTTTACTACCACCTCGGCAAATAGCAGAGACTATTGTCCTATTTACAATGACCTGCTTTGTTTGTGGAATCAAAGTCCTTTCCTGCTGTACTGAGAAGAGAGCCTAGGCAGGAGCAGCTATTGCATCCTGAATCTCATTCAGCACTGGGAGGATGCTGAGATGCACAAAATCCCAGGGAAGGCATTGCCTGTCCGGAT includes these proteins:
- the GPR62 gene encoding G-protein coupled receptor 62 codes for the protein MPNRTQINSSQGHDIFFSMEVFQFQEAIGIFFMVMLSVIALVANTAVMVVILKTPLLRKFIFVCHLCLVDLLSAIFVMPLGIISSSTCFNRVLYSIAECQTLIFLNVCFISASILTISVISVERYYYIVHPMRYEVKMTTGLGVTVVAFIWIKSILVAALSLVGWPQDNGASSASKCTVYWSPGAHKKIFVIIFSILCFILPTLIIFAVYGSIYKVARIASLQHVPAPSWTATPRQRSDSIHSQVTIITTRNVPPRLSPERLFGGNKAALTLVLIVGQFLCCWLPFFSFHLHCSMNSPSMNPGYGETVVTWLAYSSFAINPFFYGLLNRQIREELAKLGRHCLNKPLSQELCVSSPEGSIQENFLQFLQRTSCTVETRSSFINSSPRNTLDQTAMGFRIPGQIPEETN